The Pyrococcus kukulkanii genome contains a region encoding:
- a CDS encoding UPF0147 family protein codes for MTDVEERINQIIQVLREQVVQDTVVPRNIRRAAEQAIEALMNKEKEPAVRAADAIAILEEISEDPNMPLHTRTIIWEVLGALEQIK; via the coding sequence ATGACGGACGTTGAGGAGAGGATCAACCAGATCATTCAAGTCCTTAGGGAGCAGGTTGTTCAGGATACAGTTGTTCCTAGGAATATTAGAAGGGCTGCTGAGCAGGCTATTGAAGCTTTGATGAATAAGGAGAAGGAACCTGCTGTTAGAGCTGCTGATGCAATAGCTATTCTTGAGGAGATTAGCGAAGATCCAAATATGCCCCTTCACACAAGGACGATAATCTGGGAAGTTCTTGGTGCTTTGGAGCAGATAAAGTGA
- a CDS encoding ASCH domain-containing protein encodes MKGLIVRQPYAKWIVEGRKVWEIRKTPTRIRGRIVIISEKKALGTVELVDVLGPFTPEELANYENKHLASYDFLKRYSNGKKLYAWVLANPIKFEPPLEVEIPNGAQIWVNLKNWR; translated from the coding sequence ATGAAGGGGTTAATAGTGAGACAACCCTATGCGAAGTGGATAGTTGAAGGTAGAAAGGTTTGGGAAATTAGAAAGACCCCCACCAGGATTAGGGGAAGAATAGTGATAATATCTGAGAAAAAGGCTCTTGGTACTGTTGAACTTGTAGATGTCCTCGGTCCTTTTACCCCTGAGGAATTAGCTAATTACGAGAACAAACATCTTGCTAGTTATGATTTTTTAAAGAGGTACTCAAATGGAAAAAAACTTTATGCCTGGGTTTTAGCGAATCCAATAAAATTTGAACCTCCTCTTGAAGTTGAAATTCCAAATGGGGCCCAAATTTGGGTAAACCTAAAGAACTGGAGGTGA
- a CDS encoding ribose-phosphate diphosphokinase — protein sequence MFVIGSGALHLKGEISEKADVVEVEIKKFPDGEKYVRVLGEGEEAIVVQSMYHPQDEHLIEVLLLGDALREKGFRRLKLVVPYLAYSRQDRVTKEGEPVSIRAIMRMLGLYYDELYVFDIHNPKTLGFFPGKAYNISPARVIAEYFREKLGEGIVMAPDKGALERARSVAEILGLEYSHFEKKRISPTEVQMTPVDVDVKGKNVLIVDDIISTGGTMIKAANLLRELGAEKIFVVATHGVFAEGAIERVSKAVDELAVTNTIPTPVSKISIVPEILNV from the coding sequence ATGTTCGTAATTGGGAGTGGGGCTTTACACTTAAAGGGTGAGATCTCAGAAAAAGCGGATGTCGTTGAAGTGGAGATTAAAAAGTTTCCAGACGGTGAAAAGTACGTAAGGGTTCTTGGAGAAGGGGAAGAGGCTATCGTGGTTCAGTCAATGTACCATCCCCAGGATGAACACCTAATTGAGGTTCTCCTATTAGGAGATGCATTGAGGGAAAAAGGATTCAGAAGGTTAAAGCTTGTGGTTCCTTATCTAGCGTATTCAAGGCAAGATAGAGTCACGAAAGAAGGGGAGCCTGTAAGCATTAGGGCGATAATGAGGATGCTTGGCCTTTACTACGATGAACTTTACGTTTTCGATATTCACAATCCAAAAACTCTTGGGTTCTTCCCAGGAAAAGCCTACAACATTTCTCCCGCAAGAGTAATAGCTGAGTACTTTAGGGAGAAGCTAGGCGAAGGAATTGTAATGGCCCCGGACAAGGGAGCCCTAGAGAGAGCTAGGAGTGTCGCAGAGATCTTGGGCTTAGAATATAGCCACTTTGAAAAGAAGAGAATTTCTCCAACTGAGGTTCAAATGACGCCCGTGGATGTGGATGTTAAAGGTAAGAACGTGCTTATAGTGGATGATATAATAAGCACAGGAGGAACAATGATAAAGGCAGCAAACCTCTTGAGAGAACTTGGTGCAGAGAAGATATTCGTTGTCGCTACTCATGGGGTGTTTGCGGAGGGTGCTATTGAAAGGGTTAGTAAGGCAGTCGATGAGCTTGCTGTAACGAACACTATCCCAACTCCAGTCTCGAAAATAAGCATAGTGCCTGAAATACTCAACGTATGA
- the glmU gene encoding bifunctional sugar-1-phosphate nucleotidylyltransferase/acetyltransferase, protein MKAVILAAGKGERLRPLTDDRPKVVLKVANKPIIEYVIETLDPFVDEFIIIVRYMKEKIIKLLGDEFHGKPITYVEQVEGEGTAKAIYSAKEYIEDGEAFFAVNGDIYFEEDAIRGLLHVFRKKNADAALVVKAFDDLSQFGLVEVEGDFVIRIKEKPGKVSGFANLGIYLFKSDVFEFIEKTEVSERGEYEITDTLNLILSSGKKIAYYEYRGYWNDIGRPWNLLEVNEYILKTKLKHSIRGQVEEGAVIVPPVEIGEGTIVRSGSYIIGPVKIGRNSRIGPNCFIRPYTSIGDNCHIGNAVEIKNSIIMDNSNAPHLNYVGDSIIGENTNLGAGTITANLRHDNKTIKVEVKGKLEDSGRRKLGAIIGHNVKVGINVSIYPGRKIGSNAFIGPGVVVDKNVPPNVLVVVKQEKMVIER, encoded by the coding sequence ATGAAGGCCGTTATCTTGGCGGCAGGGAAAGGGGAAAGGTTAAGGCCACTGACTGATGATAGACCGAAAGTTGTTCTTAAAGTTGCAAATAAGCCAATTATTGAATATGTAATTGAAACTCTTGACCCTTTTGTTGATGAGTTCATAATTATAGTTCGGTATATGAAAGAGAAAATTATCAAGTTGCTAGGGGACGAGTTTCATGGGAAGCCGATAACGTACGTTGAGCAGGTTGAGGGTGAGGGAACTGCAAAGGCAATATATTCTGCTAAAGAGTACATTGAGGATGGAGAAGCCTTCTTTGCTGTGAATGGAGATATATATTTTGAAGAGGATGCTATAAGGGGATTATTGCATGTATTCAGGAAGAAGAATGCAGATGCGGCGTTAGTTGTAAAAGCTTTTGATGACTTGAGTCAATTTGGTCTAGTTGAGGTTGAAGGAGATTTTGTAATAAGAATAAAGGAAAAACCAGGTAAAGTAAGTGGATTTGCAAACCTTGGGATCTACTTATTTAAGAGTGATGTGTTTGAATTTATCGAAAAGACGGAGGTTAGTGAGAGAGGAGAGTACGAGATAACAGATACGCTAAATCTAATACTAAGTTCGGGAAAGAAAATTGCATATTATGAGTACAGAGGGTACTGGAACGATATAGGAAGACCCTGGAATTTGCTTGAGGTCAATGAGTATATTCTAAAAACTAAGCTAAAACATAGTATTAGGGGGCAAGTTGAGGAAGGTGCTGTAATAGTACCTCCCGTTGAGATAGGGGAAGGAACTATCGTGAGGTCTGGGAGCTATATAATTGGGCCCGTGAAAATAGGGAGGAACTCAAGAATTGGGCCAAATTGCTTTATAAGGCCTTACACGAGTATAGGGGATAATTGCCATATAGGGAATGCTGTAGAAATAAAGAATTCTATAATAATGGACAACTCTAATGCCCCCCACTTAAATTATGTTGGGGACTCAATAATTGGAGAAAACACTAATTTGGGGGCAGGAACGATAACGGCCAACCTTAGGCATGACAACAAAACGATAAAAGTTGAGGTTAAGGGAAAACTTGAAGATTCTGGTAGGAGGAAACTTGGTGCAATCATAGGACATAATGTTAAGGTTGGAATAAACGTCAGCATCTACCCAGGGAGAAAAATCGGAAGTAATGCATTCATTGGTCCTGGGGTTGTGGTTGATAAGAATGTCCCTCCAAACGTTCTTGTTGTTGTTAAACAGGAAAAAATGGTGATTGAGAGATGA
- a CDS encoding DUF835 domain-containing protein, with translation MNFIPYLNFFSRLVLFVAAVYKATKTREKGWVTLSIAFFIFVMDIENYILKPLGITINHNVYQIVSKIPNFYIGILTLGAAFMLKYGSIKPKHILIVGTTLIVSYIWIFAMAIGLFHGNFTLASLCPSWILGGSLLYLSFVLCEYVIEKKSLQILFPLGLAGVGILNLTYPFTREIEWFYPLAFFGAAIFRFIAAVGALKMVIFSPKIPERRIVKALEPGAYWTEDERKALEIASKMNTVMITRRYPVKNNGNVLVYWITKVKEGEVKENVYAISPTKIDILTDLIARAFRVGYNLLYIDAVEFLILENGFKATAKFLYTVKDIAIGNNGSIVLVLNPKVLQENQLKIIEREFKKI, from the coding sequence ATGAACTTTATCCCTTATTTGAACTTCTTCTCTAGATTAGTACTTTTTGTTGCTGCAGTCTATAAAGCTACAAAAACTCGAGAGAAGGGATGGGTAACTCTCTCAATAGCATTCTTCATATTTGTCATGGATATTGAAAATTACATCTTAAAACCACTTGGAATAACTATTAACCATAATGTTTACCAAATAGTTAGCAAGATACCAAACTTTTACATCGGAATATTGACGCTTGGGGCAGCCTTTATGTTGAAGTATGGGAGCATAAAACCAAAACATATCCTCATAGTAGGCACAACTCTCATCGTATCATACATATGGATCTTTGCCATGGCCATTGGATTATTCCATGGAAACTTTACCCTTGCATCTCTGTGCCCCTCATGGATATTAGGGGGATCCTTACTGTATTTGTCTTTTGTCCTCTGTGAGTATGTTATTGAGAAGAAAAGCTTACAGATCTTATTTCCTTTGGGCTTGGCGGGAGTGGGAATATTAAACCTCACGTATCCATTCACAAGGGAGATAGAATGGTTCTACCCGCTGGCATTTTTTGGTGCTGCGATCTTTAGATTTATAGCGGCTGTGGGAGCTTTGAAGATGGTAATCTTTTCCCCAAAAATCCCAGAGAGAAGAATAGTTAAGGCCCTAGAGCCTGGGGCATATTGGACTGAAGATGAAAGAAAAGCCTTAGAGATAGCATCTAAGATGAATACCGTCATGATAACAAGGAGGTATCCAGTAAAAAATAATGGAAATGTACTTGTTTATTGGATAACAAAGGTTAAAGAGGGGGAAGTAAAGGAAAATGTTTATGCAATATCTCCAACCAAAATAGACATATTAACTGACCTTATAGCAAGAGCATTTAGGGTTGGGTATAACCTCTTGTACATAGATGCCGTAGAGTTCCTAATTTTAGAAAACGGCTTCAAAGCTACCGCAAAGTTCCTATACACCGTAAAGGACATTGCAATAGGAAACAATGGAAGTATAGTTCTTGTTCTAAATCCCAAAGTTTTGCAAGAGAATCAATTAAAGATAATAGAAAGGGAGTTCAAGAAGATTTAG
- a CDS encoding acetate--CoA ligase family protein yields MAGELDFLFYPRSVAVIGASHIPGKIGNAIMRSITANFDGKVYAVNIKGGEIDVNGKKFKVYKSIKDIPDEVDVAVIAVPAKFVPDVIDECGEKGVKGAVVISAGFKEAGRADLEEELVKRARKWGIRVVGPNCLGVTNLENGFDCNFNPPERQARPKFGPIAFMSQSGAFGAAILDWAARHDVGMSKFISLGNMADLDESDFMLYLKDDPKTKVITAYIEGVKDGRKFFNAAKETTKVKPVIILKAGRTEAGAKAAASHTGSLAGSYKIYEAAFEQSGVLSAKSMRQLFNYAKALAMQKPAQGDRVAIVTNGGGAGVMMSDGLLEAGLKLAELSDETREKFKKAIEEGKLPEHMSYKNPIDVIGDAPSSRYELAIRYALEDPNVDVLAVIALFQSPALDEGIVDVMEKVQEYGKPIVFVAPGGEFPERMARRIEEKGVPVFETVEDGVDAVYALVKYGLYLKDI; encoded by the coding sequence ATGGCAGGAGAGCTTGACTTCCTATTCTATCCTAGGAGCGTTGCAGTTATAGGGGCTTCACACATTCCAGGAAAGATAGGAAACGCAATAATGAGATCAATAACCGCCAACTTTGACGGAAAAGTCTACGCGGTAAACATCAAAGGTGGCGAAATTGATGTTAACGGAAAGAAATTCAAAGTGTATAAAAGCATAAAAGATATTCCCGACGAAGTTGACGTTGCAGTAATAGCGGTTCCAGCAAAGTTCGTTCCTGATGTAATTGATGAATGTGGAGAGAAGGGGGTCAAGGGTGCCGTAGTTATCTCTGCTGGGTTTAAAGAGGCAGGAAGAGCAGATCTAGAAGAGGAACTCGTAAAGAGAGCAAGAAAGTGGGGAATTAGAGTTGTTGGTCCCAACTGCCTTGGAGTTACTAATTTGGAAAATGGCTTTGATTGTAACTTTAACCCTCCAGAAAGGCAGGCAAGGCCAAAGTTTGGACCAATAGCCTTCATGAGCCAGAGCGGAGCTTTTGGAGCTGCAATACTGGACTGGGCCGCCAGGCACGATGTTGGAATGAGCAAGTTCATTAGCTTAGGAAATATGGCCGACTTGGACGAGAGTGACTTCATGCTTTATCTGAAAGATGATCCAAAGACTAAGGTTATAACAGCCTACATAGAAGGAGTTAAAGATGGGAGAAAGTTCTTTAATGCAGCAAAAGAAACAACTAAAGTTAAACCCGTAATAATTCTCAAAGCTGGAAGGACGGAAGCAGGAGCAAAGGCCGCTGCATCTCATACGGGCTCTCTGGCTGGAAGTTATAAAATATATGAAGCAGCATTTGAACAAAGCGGAGTTCTCTCAGCAAAGAGCATGAGACAACTCTTCAACTATGCTAAGGCCTTAGCAATGCAGAAACCTGCCCAAGGAGATAGGGTGGCAATAGTTACTAACGGTGGTGGAGCTGGAGTCATGATGAGCGATGGTCTTCTTGAGGCGGGCTTAAAGCTAGCTGAGTTGAGTGATGAAACCAGAGAGAAGTTTAAGAAAGCCATAGAGGAAGGAAAGTTGCCAGAGCATATGAGCTATAAGAACCCAATTGACGTAATAGGAGACGCTCCATCCAGTAGGTATGAGCTTGCAATAAGGTATGCCCTAGAAGATCCAAATGTCGACGTTCTCGCAGTTATAGCACTATTCCAGAGTCCTGCCCTAGATGAGGGGATAGTTGATGTCATGGAAAAAGTGCAGGAGTATGGCAAGCCAATAGTGTTCGTGGCCCCAGGAGGAGAATTCCCAGAGAGAATGGCAAGGAGAATAGAAGAAAAAGGAGTTCCAGTATTCGAAACCGTTGAAGACGGTGTTGATGCTGTATATGCTCTCGTTAAGTATGGACTATACCTCAAAGACATCTAA
- a CDS encoding ArsR/SmtB family transcription factor: protein MCRKDVMIISDPKQLKALSDQTRMKILSLLRNHPMTISEIAQVLGKDRSTIYRHIKALEEAGLVEEVEKLGNETVYGRVALLFLVRVGPSEDVEEFRRTYLIREMAKLISILEDAGVKIKDKEKFSKILEDVFNAIEIDSQPLIEKVAKVDLDEITLIHFLNLLTFLYSHKYVEKSRELLELLDI, encoded by the coding sequence ATGTGTAGGAAAGACGTCATGATAATTTCGGATCCAAAGCAATTGAAGGCCCTTTCGGATCAAACAAGGATGAAAATCCTTAGCCTTCTTCGAAATCATCCCATGACAATATCTGAAATTGCCCAGGTTCTTGGGAAGGATAGATCAACGATATATCGACACATAAAAGCTCTTGAAGAAGCCGGCCTCGTTGAAGAGGTGGAAAAATTAGGAAATGAAACAGTTTACGGAAGGGTAGCCTTGCTTTTTCTAGTTAGGGTAGGGCCTAGTGAAGATGTCGAAGAGTTCAGAAGAACTTATTTGATTAGGGAAATGGCGAAACTTATCAGTATTCTTGAAGATGCAGGGGTTAAGATTAAAGACAAAGAAAAGTTTTCAAAGATCCTCGAAGATGTGTTTAACGCTATAGAGATTGATTCACAACCCTTAATAGAAAAGGTAGCTAAGGTTGACCTAGATGAAATAACCCTAATTCATTTCCTGAACCTCCTGACTTTCTTGTATTCTCACAAGTACGTAGAGAAATCAAGAGAGTTACTTGAATTGTTGGATATTTAA
- a CDS encoding DUF211 domain-containing protein, producing the protein MAKGIRLLVLDVLKPHQPLVTELALGLSELEGVEGVNITLVEIDKETENVKITIVGDNLNYDEIVRTIEEFGGVVHSIDMVAAGKKIVEEGETPQDKLEEY; encoded by the coding sequence ATGGCGAAAGGTATAAGATTGCTTGTCTTGGATGTTCTTAAGCCCCACCAACCCCTTGTCACGGAATTAGCATTGGGATTAAGTGAACTTGAGGGAGTTGAAGGAGTTAACATTACGCTTGTAGAAATTGATAAAGAGACTGAAAATGTCAAGATAACAATAGTCGGGGACAACCTTAATTACGACGAGATCGTTAGGACAATAGAGGAATTTGGAGGGGTAGTTCACAGTATTGATATGGTAGCTGCCGGCAAGAAGATAGTTGAGGAAGGAGAGACTCCTCAAGACAAGTTGGAGGAATACTAA
- a CDS encoding winged helix-turn-helix domain-containing protein, with protein MSKRVKVITDPEVIKVMLEDTRRKILQLLRNKEMTISQLSEILGKTPQTIYHHIEKLKEAGLVEVKRTEMKGNLVEKYYGRTADVFYINLYLGDEELRYFARSRLKTKLDIFKKLGYRFNDEEILDIMDKMLMKEHEVKVKISKEMEQKEEELKDFSNEDIIHAVEWLAMAELGKDEEYIELLKRLSHILKR; from the coding sequence ATGAGCAAGAGAGTGAAAGTTATCACGGATCCGGAGGTCATTAAGGTTATGCTTGAAGATACCAGGAGGAAGATACTTCAACTCCTTAGAAACAAAGAGATGACAATTTCCCAACTTAGTGAAATTCTTGGAAAAACACCACAAACCATATACCACCATATCGAAAAATTGAAGGAGGCTGGGCTTGTTGAAGTGAAGAGAACGGAAATGAAAGGAAACTTAGTGGAAAAATACTACGGAAGAACTGCAGACGTGTTCTATATAAACCTCTACTTAGGTGATGAAGAGCTAAGATACTTCGCAAGATCAAGGCTGAAGACAAAGCTTGATATTTTCAAGAAACTTGGGTATAGATTTAACGATGAAGAGATTCTTGACATAATGGACAAGATGCTCATGAAAGAGCATGAAGTCAAAGTTAAGATTTCCAAAGAGATGGAGCAAAAAGAGGAAGAACTTAAGGACTTCTCCAATGAAGACATAATACACGCAGTTGAATGGCTTGCAATGGCTGAGTTAGGTAAGGATGAAGAGTACATAGAATTACTTAAAAGGCTAAGTCATATCTTAAAAAGGTGA
- a CDS encoding GNAT family N-acetyltransferase, whose product MSKIKIERLKSLDEKTLNELIRVYMEGYKGLEEYGGEGEDYARNYILWCWKKAPDGFFVAKIDNRIVGFIVCDRDWFSKYEGKIVGAIHEFVVDKSYQGKGIGRKLLITCLDFLKKYNDAIELWVGEKNYGAMKLYEKFGFKKVGKSGIWIRMVKQNL is encoded by the coding sequence ATGAGCAAAATCAAGATAGAGAGGCTGAAGTCACTCGATGAAAAAACACTAAATGAACTAATAAGGGTTTATATGGAGGGATATAAAGGACTTGAAGAGTATGGTGGTGAGGGTGAGGATTACGCTAGGAACTACATTTTATGGTGCTGGAAAAAGGCCCCCGATGGCTTCTTTGTTGCCAAAATTGACAACAGAATAGTGGGTTTCATAGTGTGTGATAGGGACTGGTTCAGCAAGTACGAGGGGAAAATCGTTGGAGCAATTCACGAGTTCGTAGTTGATAAGTCTTATCAAGGAAAAGGAATTGGAAGAAAACTGTTAATTACATGTTTAGACTTCCTAAAGAAGTATAATGATGCAATTGAACTCTGGGTAGGCGAGAAAAATTATGGAGCCATGAAGCTTTATGAAAAGTTTGGATTTAAGAAGGTTGGGAAGAGTGGCATTTGGATTAGGATGGTCAAGCAAAATTTATAA
- a CDS encoding HD domain-containing protein, which yields MLENILKRYFDEIPPWIIRAWEVAKEMLGEGSHGLSHTLRVLKLSLYIGSQEGADLEVLALASLLHDVARPLEDRGIIQDHAKESARIAKEILKGHPRVEEVVHAIEAHRFSNDVKPRTLEARILSDADKIDALGAVGIARVFMYSGENGRSIEDSIEHFKRKILKLKDMIYTSTGRKMAQERYEFVEIFLKQLEKELNEL from the coding sequence ATGCTCGAGAATATCCTGAAAAGATACTTCGATGAAATTCCACCCTGGATAATAAGGGCATGGGAAGTTGCCAAAGAGATGCTTGGTGAGGGAAGCCATGGGCTTTCGCACACCCTTAGAGTTCTAAAGTTATCCCTATACATCGGAAGCCAAGAGGGGGCAGATCTTGAAGTTCTAGCACTGGCAAGCCTATTACACGATGTTGCTAGGCCACTAGAGGATAGGGGAATTATTCAGGATCATGCAAAAGAAAGTGCAAGAATTGCTAAGGAGATCCTTAAAGGACATCCTAGAGTCGAGGAAGTTGTTCATGCAATAGAGGCTCATAGGTTTTCTAACGATGTTAAGCCAAGAACGTTAGAGGCAAGGATTCTTAGTGACGCCGATAAAATAGATGCCCTGGGTGCTGTTGGTATTGCAAGGGTCTTTATGTATTCGGGAGAAAATGGGAGAAGTATTGAAGATTCAATTGAACATTTCAAAAGAAAGATTTTGAAGCTCAAAGATATGATATATACTTCTACGGGAAGAAAGATGGCCCAGGAGAGGTATGAGTTTGTCGAGATATTCCTTAAACAATTAGAAAAGGAGCTTAATGAACTCTAA
- a CDS encoding glutamate cyclase domain-containing protein, with protein MFTRLRSLIDHLISTDIGNRGVQRLYFILKKTRPNYLEKSTEILLSSKTVLIVSDFPIPPMMIPETDGPPGALALALALDELGKRAVILTQDIIAEGLRRFYRRVITDFPKEQFSCIVSIETPGRAKDGKYYSFSGMEIKVRRYDELFINAKVPTIGIGDGGNEIGMGNLNLEGKYYSTVKTTELIVAGVSNWGAYGLVAGLSIKTGQNLLRDYEEAEVVKTLVEAGAIDGITKRREVSVDGLPMSIHSKMLGLIKEIIKLRVH; from the coding sequence TTGTTTACGAGGTTGAGGAGCTTGATTGATCATTTAATATCTACCGATATAGGAAACCGAGGAGTTCAGAGATTATATTTTATACTTAAGAAAACAAGGCCCAATTATCTTGAAAAATCCACAGAAATATTATTATCATCCAAAACTGTACTTATAGTTTCAGACTTTCCAATACCTCCTATGATGATACCCGAGACAGACGGCCCTCCTGGAGCTCTAGCACTCGCCTTAGCACTGGATGAGTTAGGCAAAAGAGCTGTTATACTAACCCAAGACATCATAGCAGAAGGTCTAAGAAGATTTTATAGGAGGGTAATAACAGATTTTCCAAAAGAACAATTCTCATGCATTGTTAGCATAGAGACCCCTGGGAGAGCCAAAGATGGAAAGTACTATTCCTTTTCTGGCATGGAAATAAAAGTTAGACGATATGATGAACTCTTCATAAATGCCAAGGTTCCAACGATAGGAATTGGAGATGGAGGAAATGAAATAGGAATGGGAAACCTAAACTTAGAAGGCAAGTACTACTCAACAGTTAAGACAACTGAACTTATAGTGGCAGGAGTCTCAAATTGGGGCGCTTACGGGCTTGTAGCAGGCCTTTCAATTAAAACTGGACAGAACTTGTTAAGGGACTACGAGGAAGCTGAAGTTGTCAAGACATTAGTTGAAGCCGGTGCCATAGATGGTATAACCAAGAGAAGAGAAGTAAGCGTAGACGGTCTCCCAATGAGTATTCACTCAAAGATGCTTGGTCTGATAAAAGAGATAATTAAGCTTAGAGTTCATTAA
- a CDS encoding TIGR02253 family HAD-type hydrolase encodes MVKGIFFDIDGTLLTEWPLIMTILPQVYRDISKKLNVPIYKAREIFLQEIEKRRGTYEWHDWNFFFKMFELPYRFEDFIEKYPHKIELYPGTIELLEDLSKRYVLGIITSGPKYQRKKLEVTGIIEYFDVIITRDDVKTVKPDPKIFIAALEKARIKPREAVMVGDNLEQDILGAIALGMKGIWINRNGETNFNVPYLNVRSISEVRKAMEVLENEEDI; translated from the coding sequence ATGGTAAAAGGGATATTTTTTGACATAGACGGAACGTTACTAACGGAGTGGCCTCTCATAATGACTATACTTCCCCAAGTATACAGAGATATCAGCAAAAAGCTAAACGTGCCTATATATAAAGCAAGAGAGATTTTTCTTCAGGAGATCGAGAAAAGAAGGGGAACTTATGAATGGCACGATTGGAACTTCTTCTTCAAAATGTTTGAGCTACCATATAGATTTGAAGATTTTATAGAAAAATACCCCCATAAAATTGAGCTCTACCCTGGAACCATAGAATTACTTGAAGACTTATCAAAAAGATATGTCCTGGGAATTATAACGAGTGGCCCTAAATACCAACGAAAAAAGCTAGAAGTCACAGGAATAATTGAATACTTTGACGTTATTATAACAAGAGACGATGTAAAGACAGTAAAACCAGACCCTAAGATATTTATTGCCGCCCTTGAAAAAGCCAGAATAAAACCAAGAGAAGCTGTAATGGTTGGGGACAACTTGGAGCAAGATATATTAGGGGCTATAGCCCTGGGAATGAAAGGAATTTGGATAAATAGGAATGGAGAGACTAACTTTAACGTTCCTTATCTTAATGTAAGATCAATATCAGAGGTTAGAAAGGCTATGGAGGTGCTTGAAAATGAAGAAGATATTTGA
- a CDS encoding FtsZ/tubulin family protein, with protein MRPVFIGIGNNGMKVVWGIKYEKARKLFLDSTSYIFHRRIFLKKLEEIMWKIEKGTHVWVIFDNKPVNIEILMHILDNSPSDLFKLAYVLSPGKELVFEDRPSWADHFETVFYDSFWEFLKGREDKPIWQAYLEASASIGQLFTKLYDYLDNQMLVNVDLADFRQIVRGGNIGILRLLSSVDFDWHWGIWERGLINILAEDKTPLEDVTKVLQKFQEVLREKDIIWGVKMNGNIRGMEILALLVRKW; from the coding sequence ATGAGACCAGTATTTATTGGTATTGGAAACAATGGAATGAAAGTTGTTTGGGGGATAAAATACGAAAAAGCCAGGAAGTTATTTCTTGACTCTACCTCCTACATCTTCCACAGGCGAATCTTCCTTAAAAAGCTGGAAGAAATAATGTGGAAGATTGAGAAGGGGACCCATGTATGGGTAATATTCGATAACAAACCTGTGAACATAGAAATTTTGATGCACATCCTTGATAACTCTCCTTCTGATCTTTTTAAATTAGCATACGTCCTTTCTCCAGGGAAAGAGTTGGTATTTGAAGACCGACCTTCCTGGGCAGATCATTTTGAAACGGTGTTTTATGATTCCTTCTGGGAATTTCTCAAGGGGCGGGAAGATAAACCAATCTGGCAAGCATACCTCGAAGCTTCAGCGTCGATAGGTCAATTGTTCACAAAACTATACGACTACTTAGACAACCAGATGCTCGTAAACGTTGATTTAGCGGACTTTAGACAAATTGTCAGGGGTGGCAATATTGGTATCCTAAGATTGCTATCTTCCGTTGACTTTGACTGGCACTGGGGAATCTGGGAAAGGGGGTTAATAAATATACTCGCAGAAGACAAGACACCCCTTGAGGATGTGACAAAAGTTCTCCAGAAGTTCCAAGAAGTACTCAGAGAGAAAGATATAATTTGGGGCGTTAAAATGAATGGGAATATTAGGGGTATGGAAATTCTGGCCCTCCTGGTGAGAAAATGGTAA